The following nucleotide sequence is from Bombus huntii isolate Logan2020A chromosome 17, iyBomHunt1.1, whole genome shotgun sequence.
catgaaatgtaaatgaatcagttgtaaacgaacgattttactgtaaaatcgttgccgcctttttttcatctgaaatatagcagcaatgagtacattcttttaatatataataaaacgagatatctttataaagttacatatgtcatcactggtaactgttatctcgtatgacgccaaatataccgttagtatggaatgatatttttatgaagatatactttaatgatagattttatgaatgaaacgttatataagaaaaattatctcttgttattctatgaagtgtagtagctaatgaagattaattttacgaagtattagagcaaaagagaattaaaaaattaaaaagatctaaataagattgttcgtgtggcttaattatctcaattctggtacaccacttgttacattctaactaattagcgctaaacaataacttgcaaatattaaagatattaacacctaaaggttttcaggaaattttataatatttgattattgtatatctagtcattgattgataaaatttcttgtataagcatagatcgaggttgacgtcatacgcagattgcatatcattgacaggtatcgttttaatttattttatggctagaatcgtttgaatattatacgaataattatttccattcgaacgattaataaatcacgtacctataaaagatatattacgaaaaagaggtgacgaaacaaaaaaatattggaaattccgttgtcattagatcaattacttttgcaatgatttttatttccatgtaattacatatgaaatggctaattcattaacatctcctcgaatcgaatataattcgttacacttcacaacgattcaaataatggacgggaaatatataataactttcctgtccttgcgttaaaatagtactgtacaaatcagatgatacaacctaaccccaacctaaccccaaaaaacccaattacatccacattgcatgacagcacacttgcaatggatttttgtgatttcaatgtcacagacaatgacacaactaatcagaacacgttcgaggctatagacattgaaattaccgcgtgtttaatacgtttaaagcataaatctaaatttcacgcgattatttctttgtacattgtgaaactcttaaattatcttaatcgaataaataatcctaatgtaataaaacatcttgaaatagacctagatatctgaaacagaaactcgaaggataagaaatcctaaaaggtactaatcctaaaataacaaactcctaaataataaacaagtgataaaacctgttataaataataaaccttacctggaataatcaaatcctaactaatcgaaaataaaataaggcaagcaattcttaatctttcaagtaatttttccgaaaacacagaaagatagagaaattaaaaagacgcagcacaaattgcagcacaatgaaagtttcggagcgatgaatacgatcgtattaaactaaataattttcaaaagtgaaattacactgaaacgtatatcgatgatatttgtcatttctacgatctgtttcgcttgatcgtgcttcttttctgatgtaaattcaatttataatacgaactaagtttcctttattattattagtcctgcgtctttttaattcgtcacttcttttatttcagaacaatgacgggctccaagatgctgttcggatgtttggcgttaattgcttttctgcatccattagttcacgtttgtacttcgagtagtacagctcaaggtttgtacttcgagttgtctttttccatgcacttcaaattccaatacgatctggtcacgtggccttcgtacaatttcgaaattttacctgtttggtaatcgtcaatgaaaaaagaagttatgcgtgacctcaacacattgaaacaatttttatgattttttatttgccggttggtcagcaagttaatggaaaaatttcacttaactattcgcgttaatctcttcggtttaacatttgggaaatgcttcgttagcttcgggaatattccaacgattcgttttacgtacaaaataagcatgataaatattacatcacggtaatgtaatatcggaatatattaaaggtgtaattttgttcgattaattataatttattaataatggattgaaaatacagatattagttagacagagaaacgatgtttgattaacaggaaaactaaatgcaacgctcgtatttacaacaaataacttgacaactatttggtaactctctctctctctctctctctctctctctcactagcaactctaacactcgacaacactcgcaactcaattctaacgactctatgcttcgacgtctcgatcaactctgattctcgcaacacgcacacttttcgattcgccttgaatagcgaaaccgtccttcttctaacgttgtctattgtttccctcatacctatgtaagaactaccaactacgtgcctttagtcacgtaggcactcttaaatgtaaacgaaccacagaaacacgacgtacacggtttttctattttcagccgatctccaatcaaagctattctacgatattacaatcggcctttcctgacaatcacatctgccctcagatgtgctcatcagcgccgctcgcacttacatcactatcgtcagcattccaccatttcatgtgatcggctgccgtggaagttgtacgtggcccttcgtgctccccctctcgctgcactatgtatcggtcatttcgcaggacttttatcacccgatacggtccaagaaacttcggatgcagctttagcccgggacccctctgcatcctctcgattgccactagatctcccgtcctgtatgctgtcgccttcttgcgtctcctgttatacgcccgcttgtttcggatttggatctcctcaatccgtctctttgcgtccgcacgcagctgatctcgttcctcttggaacaccgcggcctgttcgtcctcgatgctactgctcctctttcgctcttcctctatcttcctctccgttgtttgtttacccatttcactcttgtcaggggctttgatcgtcgtggcagcatcgtgacattttcgtaggctcggttcgtacatggaagacgttaacaacttaccatctaccgagactatgatctcttctttttcgaaggtcttcacgttcatcgtgtcctcgacaatcccatcgtcgtcctcgtcatccacatcctctgtatatcgatattattggagggattccgcacgtgcgacttcccttgtcttttcgttcgccttgcattcactctcttcgagtctatccgaaaacttgaaacaaccctcgcacccgcaacgctatccttctcagtaaattcgcaaatatcatcaacaacatccttagccagattcttcctcctcgtgatgttcgctaagtcctcctgctggccgcaagaatccgacgaggacaccatctcttggtccactttaccaatcaccacgtgtcttgccactattctccgttcctccgacacttgctgcacagctgcccgatacttcttcaaaacttctgctaactcttctttattttcttccaattgcgacagtagctcagttcgttcgcgactagctacattaacacgatcttctgcttcggaacgttgccgcagtacttcctgcaacgaagccagcgtctcattcggttcttgctccagtgcctgtttcgctttaactgcaactgctctagcgcattctgcatcttctaactggttcttcagctgtcgtaaagctgctttacccgtcgagtcaccttttgatctctccagcatcgtttgagcgtctcttagcaatgctttggttctcttcaaatctctttttagcctatgttgcatgtccttaacgtgtgacaaatctatctcactcgcctgtgtctctacatctatcttgaggacttccggacactcatcgggattttcgtcctttattctactaataaaagattctcccccttttatagttatttcaacagtgtccaaaaagtctgcgccaataataagcgaatgttgcatcactgtgtctggaactacgtgtatggttatacagtacgactcattgtctataataatgttcgtcgaaaatttcccgagcgtaaaattacttccggaaccgacaccgcgaaatccaacgatttcccgacttaatctgggcgctccgattttcacatgctgatctgctcgcattagagtcagctcactaccggtgtctatcaacgcgctcaattcgaaattttccatcttaacatccttaccacgccttgtttgtaacgaccgaaacacgctgtaaactttttttgagggctcacccaaattgtcgcaacttgaagcgatgtgtccgtactccctacatttgaagcatttAGGTCCTCTCGACTTGCTCGGACACTCCGCACACACGTGCTCCGCATCACcgcaattgtagcatcgcgccttcctcgcatctccagatcgaccgggttccttgttcctctcggtttcggacagcttcgccaccggctttaccctgctactcttcggctcctcaaatttcgtcctcatctccatatctctttttatcgcttcgtagcgcctgaaacgctcttttaattgctcgatattcctggctccgtatagcacagtcttgttcgcgacctcgtcgggaatgccttgaataatgtagtctatcaaggattgcgtatcaacccttccttgttttgcaatcccgcacatgtgatacatatattgttgcagactctcatctgctttcttctttctatgggataactcgccatgtatctgttggtcgcttactacattttcaaactcattcctcaacgccttttttagctttgcccaggacttcgcgcatcgtttttgtcgtacgaaggcctgagcggagcctgcgagtaatttcttagcataggccaccatgtgggcgtctgaccaaccccacacttctgccatttcctcgaagtcttccacccactgatttaccctcagcagatcatccccgctgaatttctctaatgagtcttccacgtctttaagactcaacatcgaaccgacgcataccttctgctgctactcatcgcggtcctgatacaccgctcgcgtgcctctcctgtattctcgcgcgccttgtttatcgtcctcgccttcactttcgtcggagctctcttcttccgacgatacatcgtctccttctagggccgcctgtagccgcgcgcgtagttcggattttcttcccgttaccttcaaccccaagctaacgagacgcgctctcagctctttcgtcctcagcttctcgaggtcttcctctccctcttgactgcgttcggctctctgcttgcttcttagatctcgctggtttgttggttcttcgccacgcttcgaatccttaggagtagatcgaccaggtttgcacgctctgttcaacctggcaaccagcactgatctcgcaccggatataggcagattcatctgtgcgagcttactcctcagctcctccagcgtcaaatcctcttcacccgacaatcgttcgtcttcaacgtttgccattttattctattcttttctacttcCGCAcaaatagctccgttaaatcgtatcgtttctctgtcttattcaattccggacgagcccccacttgtaatatcggaatatattaataatggattgaaaatacagatattagttagacagagaaacgatgtttgattaacaggaaaactaaatgcaacgctcgtatttacaacaaataacttgacaactatttggtaactctctctctctctctctctctctcactagcaactctaacactcgacaacactcgcaactcaattctaacgactctatgcttcgacgtctcgatcaactctgattctcgcaacacgcacacttttcgattcgccttggatagcgaaaccgtccttcttctaacgcgtttttaaaacgcgatggcgctatcactttctaaaagcgtcgtctttacatttccgatggccacgggcacatccgactgccagatatacaatgtattataaaagtaTCATTACCacacttttcatgaaaagagcaatttttcttgataactatactctgtaacatagattgaagtcgctgatttgatccctctgatatcgttgtcttatgagagtctcgcctggtcttgattggttctgttgactcctatcgttgtgaaaaatcgattcattgtataccttttttgtatagagaattattttgtggtagaatataatgttgtaatatttgtggtctttactttactaattttgtcactgagccgctctttggttcgttgagcgattcatattccgcatatattccgtacttgcttcgcttggtacttttataattttcgcagttacaataaaaaatttaattcttaacagattaaagatttaacctcttgctttatagtgtacaataattttttttttgtataggttatgtgatccttagtttgagtaagtagtacatatatatgtatatatttacctgacaagctttcatttcaatctatatttaagattaatattttatcagtttctgttcctAACAAcgtcgaagtagtcaataagtttgaagagtataattaaggaagttatgaagcaagaggttaagaacaaattctgaaagaggttatgtacaactcagtagtactgctttacattactttgcgaattacttttcaagcataaaaatagtttaacagccatttatagttacttccttaccattacattcattaaattcgtttgattttgtaaacaaaataaccacgctgaccagtctcttatttaaaatagaattattttgtcatatatccaacagtttactttctcttcgtaaatattattaataattttatcaatttcgtatacttccatacttcgtataagtgacaatgaatcagaagagtttcatggcaatattgaacaacatacagtcaactacaacaccattagatacatccaccatacagtcaattacaacaccattagataacagcaatacaatagattataattttctacgtgtcattgattcatcatcatcattttccatttttttagcatatgtaaaaacgtatctgacgtaatcttacctcgctctttgagtacaaaaatccattcaaatgaaacaaagggaaaagaaataagaaaacaaacactcacatacgaatcttcattacataactgtatgtgctcctcgaggtataattactcagacacgttacagcgtaccttcttcgttccctgatggctgatgttgatcgttgacgtttataatgaaagaatttcgtcaacggcgccatttggatccctgttgaaaaattaaaatagccgcaacagcaccattaagctcatcacccagagtagctcttgttgctgagtcgtggaggaattattatcatcaacgacataaactataccagttccggtaacgttcttcagaTGGTCCAGGCACTCGAACTCGCAACATCgctctccaacacggaatttcttgcatgtctgtagtaaaaagaaatcgaatctgatccgtcgtatcgagtagtccagtgattagggggtttcggtgtttgttgactcttttgctatatctgtcgctatatcttgctatttcctctttgactgtaggtatcttgaggtcgcgatggatggtttcgttggtaacataccaaggtgcgtctattaaggctcttagcgttttcgattggaatcgttgtagtatttcgatgttggagttacttggacagcaacagctggtgatactgtcatacacctccatttataaactttcgaaaatcgatgtgatcttcaaactttagtgtattctgtttcacagcacaaaatgtttccgaaacgtacgtttattgttacaataaactcgactagtggctctgaaatactatccttgaaaaaacaatggggaaattggagcaaaaaacagaaggaaataaacaaagaccttgttggttcgtaaaaataaaatatgctacaggaaaaactttttccaacggattgagatgcgacaagctttaaaagctatgacgcgaatcgagcgtttgtctacaagagcgcattttcggtggatatatatgtcggaatgacattggggatagggttgtcggtgtttgaggagtcttcattgaaggtaaccatcgttgcggtgtaacgaagatacgatttattgacacaggtatgaataacacaggtttgacaatctaccacggcggtgagacgtccgcgacactagtgagagtggtctccggttcaataacgaatccgcggccaacgggatgacagatgggcgttctcgctgaatctaagtctgactcgtaaaaataattgctgagcgtaaagacgttactctttggtcgactggagcgcgtaaaagaatgcccttcccgtcccgatgatgccacagaggaaaactataatggggtgtgtctaaggacacgagatcatcggattcgtcgaggaaagccttcgtttaggaagtaagtgaaattgacgttgctgctaattggtcaatctccatatcggtggttagaaaaagatgctagccgccctcgagggaaagttgctagtgggagacgccgctcgttgaaaaatatgtctcccctatcttcccgtagttggtacaaagactgtttgtctgtttgaaggactttagttaactaaaccttaagatttataacgggccctcgggctagccgaacatgtactgcggagacgcatcgacatctggcaatcatcttactcgaagaatagggtctgcgtgtggcgagccacggcaCAGAAatcgttggaatgtttactgtcgcgtgccgctacaactatttcttttaaggagagctatagaatcactccatacctctgttaggtaaaaacgttcatcccttgaccgcggctacgttcggcgactggttgtcgcctcgagcccaagctcactATCATAAATCtggaacaattacaatcggattgaataactacaattgttcaattacagctatagtagactctaggttacaatgttgcgggattatccaaaattccaaaggctccggtgttctttcatctccgacatataattatataatgactcattgaaaaccagctttcattttttgttgatagtatggtaagaaaatgtgaagttcgaacgcttgtaacgattgcctgagttgcgtcatccttggttttaggaaaagatagggaaGTCACTCAAGGGTGTCGCGGCTTCGATGTCTTTCGTAGCTGTGACGCGGAGGCCACTCGgttgttctttgaacaatcgtcaacgtggacgaacgtcaaagcgaaaccacgcgaattcggcatttccgataatacggaacactgtaaacgcgactgcgttgaattcgttcgattaattcctagtagtatctataaacagtgaacctaaggccccatacacaactgcatacgctaggttgtaagaaataatagctatataagtatgtagcggcacatgagttagagaacgatgcaaatcgagagcgactcatattattgttttgcctcgtgacacttacacaatcttgacgtacatgtaacgtcaacaaatatctccaacagactcaggaaacctgaaccgccttgcacacgacaccgactcccaaaacaaaggaatatgaattcggcacataggcataagataaacgaacatctagaagggctggttcttgatcgagtctttcagtctttcggtaacggtcaaatcgcacacttgtaatcctattataaaataaaggtacctcgaactctggttcaagaacccaacatttttttattattattttcccattatttttacgtgacattttggcgatcctgccaggatccattcgcttcagtgtaaacgaagttacgatttcggtctacggacattattgaagatcgaaggattcgaactacttgtgttatgaactttggtgccaataatttaccacggtGGACCAAATCAACGGGGCCACTGTCAGCATAGAACAAATCAACAGAACGAGTTTGACACTCAAACAACACATTTGAacgcgccacagaggaaaacaccgcaagggaacctcattctacgaacttacgtatcaaggtgagaaaagtcggaattcttttaaacaatatagaacgcgaaaagttagtttctctagtAACTCTAGCGAAGAGACAATATGAACAACAAGAAAGACTCAAAAGCCGAGACaagtttaccctctacaagtggagtccaaaataaaacgggatcactcgattcctctaccagagcaattttagacttaatacagagacagaacgaagaatttcgacaacaatttaacgaaataaagaatgctttaaaattagcgaacgaagaaaatagaaaacgcgctaacgaaatggaaatattaggtagaaacctctctcgtgttaaactaccacaaataaacgtaaaatcaactgaattcggttctatgatgactgacgatgacgataatatatcagtattaaaacacgatactaatccacctccacctATGCCACAAAAGCCACCAACATATGTCCAACCATCCAATCCAACAGCTACaaactctggaaatctaaaagctgtttagtatctccgatactaaacggagaaaacgatataagtgtagaagattttattcgtgaaataaaagaaatgagaatgatgtgtagcgaacaaacgttattattaaaaatgatcaaaatagagaaaattgtaggaaaagccgcaatgacgatccgcaatatccatattaacgaattcgaaactctgtacgaaggattaagacgtaacgtagctactcaagcatcagtaagagaacaccaagatcagttaagagtgataaagcaaggaataaccgaaagcgtgcaaaattataacattagatttcgacgtgttttcaacaaacttcaatacagcattaccaatgaatataaagacgaactaactcgatgagcgatgaacgatcgactatacatggtttctgtgattgactatgtaagaggccttcattcagaaataggacacgtgctattggctaatccccccccccccccctaaacatcatcgatgcagaaaaaaaggcaatggacgtggaaaaatactttcgcgaagacaacgctcgcagacggatgacacgacaaacaaccactccaccatcttatcgtaaccagacgtctcgtccagtaggtaaccgcttcacgattacaagtaacatgaataacaaaactccacccacacaaaacattcaaccaagaatgaataattttacaaagcttgaaaatcgacCATTAAACGGAAGGCCACAaatgaaatgtttcaaatgcaatcgattgggacaccttgccaatcaatgccaaaattttcgaataccgcctcaaacaaaagcccctccaggaataaaccacattcaagaacaatcagaattaacaatgctACCTCAGGAAGATTATCCACAATACGACTACAATTACCAGGACAACCAGgattgcgatttttcgttgactcgggagcaggaatcaacttgcttaaacgaggatgctacccaggaagaacaataataccagacacatagaaattctccatagaacattccaaatacgaatccaattctaaaattaaactaaatttattcaacaaagagatagaattttccttagtagatgataatttccctatcatagaagacggcatattaggcttacccggtttaaatcaatatcgattcgaactctccaataaaacattaaaattagataataataccCTTTTGCTGCAGCAAGAACCAACCCTCGCATCGGGAGAAATagttcaaaaaattgtatacttcgacggaaagccaacgccagtatgctttatcaatggtggtaagttttcagtccaaatttctaacattattgaaaatataaacactgtagatcaaatcgaaaaattcaaatctttgattcgactatcgcacatagaaaaacctcttagagaacctatgtagtattttcgtctgtacctacttaaattatatttatcttattttcctttaagcattcgtgaacgtagtggtaatgaacttcaatgtgtttagaattttttgtgaaatttccgtactttgctatacttatcactccagagttatcgtcataaatttttacagggttattgtctagatttatattgaagaccttcataatttctctaatagacattaattcactcaccgcttccgatagagctatatactctgcatacgtccaggcttttgtcacacacctttgttttttagatttccaaccgattacatttccatacaatttaattacatatccagaagtagatttcctatctaaatgatctcctgcccaatcaacgtccacataacaatctatcgtttcacacttttcattccttttctaatgtaaccttaaatctttaatattaaatatttcaatatttcggtacaaatatttcaatattcgcaaagcatatttaaaatgtgtctcgctacaacaatcttgaaatctacttaagataattcacactataacttatattgggtctggtatttgtactaatatacagcaatgcacCAATTAagttcttgtatccaatgtcatttctatttatctcagcgttttcaatttttaaatttgtttccgttggtgtacagtacaatttgctgttttgtaatttatatttgttcgctaatgattcaatgtatttcgtttggcttagtttcatttcattttttatataatcatactctatatttattccaaaatattcttttacttcacttaaatctttcattttaaatttatcaggtaatagcttctttacattttgtatcctttttttgtttttactacagattaacaaatcgtctacatatattagcaaataaacaacattttccccctCTCCATGAGTATATAGACACAACTCTAtattattcttcttaaaatccaatgtcgtcacatacctatcaaaacactcataccagtccctcggactttcttttaacccataatgcgctttcgataatttacaaactctattcgttccgtctgCATATCCCTTTgcttgatttacatatacctccgaacTTATTTcgccatttaaaaaggcagtttttacatccatttgctcaatg
It contains:
- the LOC126875162 gene encoding uncharacterized protein LOC126875162, which produces MLSLKDVEDSLEKFSGDDLLRVNQWVEDFEEMAEVWGWSDAHMVAYAKKLLAGSAQAFVRQKRCAKSWAKLKKALRNEFENVVSDQQIHGELSHRKKKADESLQQYMYHMCGIAKQGRVDTQSLIDYIIQGIPDEVANKTVLYGARNIEQLKERFRRYEAIKRDMEMRTKFEEPKSSRVKPVAKLSETERNKEPGRSGDARKARCYNCGDAEHVCAECPSKSRGPKCFKCREYGHIASSCDNLGEPSKKVYSVFRSLQTRRGKDVKMENFELSALIDTGSELTLMRADQHVKIGAPRLSREIVGFRGVGSGSNFTLGKFSTNIIIDNESYCITIHVVPDTVMQHSLIIGADFLDTVEITIKGGESFISRIKDENPDECPEVLKIDVETQASEIDLSHVKDMQHRLKRDLKRTKALLRDAQTMLERSKGDSTGKAALRQLKNQLEDAECARAVAVKAKQALEQEPNETLASLQEVLRQRSEAEDRVNVASRERTELLSQLEENKEELAEVLKKYRAAVQQVSEERRIVARHVVIGKVDQEMVSSSDSCGQQEDLANITRRKNLAKDVVDDICEFTEKDSVAGARVVSSFRIDSKRVNARRTKRQGKSHVRNPSNNIDIQRMWMTRTTMGLSRTR